From Pseudomonas fluorescens:
TTGGGAGGGCCAGGCTTTAACCGGATTTTGTGCTGGGGTGAATTCATGTGGGCGGGTCAACCCTAATGTCAGTCAGTCAAGCGTACATTGCTTTCTCTTCTGTAGGAGCGAGCTTGCTCGCGAAAAACCTCAACGATAACGCGTGCTTCCTGAATGAACGCGGCGCCTGTGAGTTTTTCGCGAGCAAGCTCGCTCCTACAAAAAAAGCCTTAACTGACTGGCGTTAGGTAAGCCCCCCGCCCACATCGGATTCCTGTCAGCCTTTCCAGACGTGTGGGTTAACCAGGTCCTGCGGGCGTTGGCCCAGCAGGGCCGCGCGCAGGTTGTCCAGCGCGCGGTTGGCCATGGCTTCGCGGGTTTCGTCGGTGGCCGAGCCGATATGCGGCAGGGTCACCGCGTTGCTCAGTTGAAACAGCGGCGATTCGCTCAGCGGTTCCTTCTCGTACACATCCAGGCCGGCGCCGCGAATGGTGTGGTTTTGCAGGGCCTGGATCAGTGCCGGTTCATCCACCACCGGGCCACGGGAAATGTTGATCAGGATGGCGCTGGATTTCATCAGCCCCAGTTCGCGGGTGCTGATCAGGTGACGGGTCTTGTCGCTCAACGGCACGACCAGGCAGACGAAATCCGCCTCGGCCAGCAATTGGTCCAGGCTGCGAAACTGTGCGCCCAGTTCCTGTTCCAACGCGGTCTTGCGGCTGTTGCCGCTGTACAGGATCGGCATGTTGAACCCCAGGCGCCCGCGACGGGCCACGGCCGCGCCGATATTGCCCATGCCGACGATACCGAGGGTCTTGCCATGCACATCGCAGCCAAACAGCGGTGCGCCAACACTGGCTTTCCACTGGCCGGCCTTGGTCCACGCATCCAGTTCGGCCACGCGGCGCGCGCTGCTCATCAGCAGGGCGAAGGCCAGGTCGGCGGTGCTTTCGGTAAGTACGTCAGGGGTGTTGGTGAGCATGATCCCGCGCTCGTTGAAGTACGGCACGTCATAGTTGTCGTAGCCCACCGACACGCTGGAGACCACTTCCAGCCTGCTCGCCCCTTCGAGCTGTTCGCGGCCCAGCTTGCGGCCTACGCCGATCAGGCCATGGGCATGGGGCAGGGCTTCGTTGAACTGTGCATTGATGTCACCCAGCTTGGGGTTGGGCGCGATCACCTCGAAATCCTGTTGCAGGCGTTCGATCATGGGCGGGGTGATACGGCTGAAGGCGAGGACAGTCTTTTTCATTGCAGGCGGGCTCATCGACTACGGAAGAATGCCAAGCACGCTAACATTCCTGGTTACGATTGTCAGGACATGCACCGCTGTGGGGGAACCCGCTGAATCTCCGACTCAGCGCTGCCGCACAGCAACGCCTGTGGCGAGCGGGCTGTTGTGGCAAGCCCTAATGCCGTTCAGTTAAGGCTTTTTTGTAGGAGCGAGCTTGCTCGCGAAGAACTCACAGGCGCCGACACGCGTGATCGTTGACGTTTTTCGCGAGCAAGCTCGCTCCTACAGAAGGCGATGTACGCTTAACTGAACGGCATTATGGCAAACCCGCTCGCCACAACAGCTCGCTCACTACACAAGTGGGGTCGTTTAATATCAGTTCGCCATCCGCACGCTGCCCAGGCTGCCGCTCACCTCATACGCCACCAGTTCCGCCTGGTGCGCCGCCAGAATCTCCGGCAGCGAGCCGCGCAGGTATTCCACCCACGTCTTGATCTTCGCATCCAGGTACTGGCGCGACGGGTAGATGGCGTACAGGTTCAATTCCTGGGACCGGTAGTTGGGCATGACCCGCACCAGCGTGCCGTTGCGCAAGCCTTCGATGGCGGCGTACACCGGCAGCAGGCCGACGCCCATGCCGCTGGTGATCGCGGTTTTCATCGCGTCGGCCGAGTTCACCAGGAACGGCGAGGTGTTGATCGCTACGCTTTCCTGGCCTTCGGGGCCGTTGAAGGTCCATTTGTCCAGTTGGATCACCGGGCTGACCAGGCGCAGGCACGCGTGGTTGAGCAAGTCATGGGGGCGTTGCGCGCAGCCCTTGGCCTTGACGTAATCCGGCGAGGCACAGGCGATGCTGTAGGTAATGCCCAGGCGCTGGGACACGAAACCCGAATCCGGCAGCTCGCTGGCCAGCACGATGGACACGTCGTAGCCCTCGTCGAGCAGGTCTGGCACGCGGTTGGCCAGGGTCAGGTCGAAGGTCACGTCGGGATGAGTCCGGCGGTAGCGCGCAATCGCATCGATGACGAAATGCTGGCCGATACCGGTCATGGTATGCACTTTCAACTGCCCGGCCGGGCGTGCATGGGCGTCACTGGCCTCGGCCTCGGCCTCCTCGACATAGGCCAGGATCTGTTCGCAGCGCAGCAAATAACGTTTGCCGGCTTCTGTCAGTGCGATGCGTCGGGTGGTGCGGTTGAGCAAGCGGGTTTGCAGATGGGCCTCCAGGTTGGAGACTGCGCGCGAGACGTTGGCAGTGGTGGTGTCCAGTTGGGCGGCGGCGGCGGTGAAGCTGCCGGCTTCGGCCACGCAACTGAAAGCGCGCATGTTTTGCAAAGTGTCCATGGAGTGTTCTCAGGGGAGATAACAAATTGTGACAGAAAGTTACGCCGTCCAGTGATCCCTACCAACGGATTATCGCCTGAACGGTAACAAAGATTCACAGGAATACCAGCTTATCGCCATTCCCCTGGCCGCCTAGAATTGCGCCACCTTCCCCGCAACACCCACCTCAGGAATTCGTTCGCCGTGCCGCGTCGCATCAGCAGAGAGCTGAAGACTCTCATTTACAGGGAGCTGAAGGCTCTCAGTGTTTGCGCCTTATCGTTAGCAATCAGCGGCTGCATCGGAACCGGAGGAATCGCCCCCCAAGGCCAGGCCCTCGACGCCAATCAATTGGCCACCGACGAGGCGATCCAGAGCGCCGCGCGCGACGCCCACTGGCCCACCGCCCAATGGTGGCAAGCCTACGGCGACCCGCAATTGAACCGCTGGGTCGACCTCGCTACGCGCGACAGCCCAAGCATGGCCATCGCCGCTGCTCGGGTGCGCGAAGCGCGGGCCATGGCCGGGATTGCCGAGTCGGCCGAGTCGTTGCAGATCAACAGTGACACCACCCTCAAACGCCACAACTGGCCGAACGATCAGTTCTACGGCCCGGGTGCATTGAGCGGTTCCAACACCTGGGACAACAATACGTCCCTGGGCTTCAGCTACGCACTCGACCTGTGGGGCCGCGAAAGCAACGCCACCGAACGTGCCGTCGACCTGGCGCACATGAGCGCGGCCGAAGCCCGCCAGGCTCAGCTGGAATTGCAGAACAACGTGGTACGCGCCTATATCCAGCTGTCGTTGCACTACGCCAACCGCGATATCGTCGCGGCGACGTTGGCCCAGCAACAGCAGATTCTCGATCTGGCCAATAAGCGCCTGAACGCCGGGATCGGCACCCATTTCGATGTCAGCCAGGCCGAAACCCCGCTGCCGGAAACCCACCGTCAATTGGATGCGCTGGACGAAGAAATCGCCCTGAGCCGTAACCAGTTGGCCGCGTTGGCGGGCAAGGGGCCGGGGGAGGGCGCGCAGTTGCAACGCCCCACGTTGTCCCTTGCGGCACCCCTGAAGTTGCCATCGAGCCTGCCGGTGCAACTGCTTGGCCAGCGTCCCGACGTGGTCGCCAGCCGTTGGCAGGTCGCGGCGCAAGCCCGTGGCATCGATGTGGCGCATGCCGGTTTCTATCCCAATGTCGACCTGGTCGGCAGCCTCGGCTACATGGCCACCGGCGGTGGCCTGCTGGGCTTTCTCGCCGGCAAGAAATTCAATTACAACGTCGGCCCGGCGATCACCTTGCCCATTTTCGACGGCGGCCGCCTGCGGGCAGAGTTGGGCGAGGCCAGCGCCGGCTATGACATCGCCGTGGCGCGCTACAACCAGACCCTGGTCAATGCGCTCAAGGGCATCAGCGACCAGTTGATCCGCCGCGAATCCATGGACAAGCAGGCGGGTTTTGCCGCGCAGTCGGTGGCCTCGGCGCAGAAAACCTACGACATCGCGATGATCGCCTACCAGCGTGGCCTTACCGACTACCTCAATGTGCTGAACGCCCAGACCCTGTTGTTCCGCCAGCAGCAAGTCGAGCAGCAAGTGCAGGCGGCCCGCTTGAGCGCGCATGCCGAACTGGTGACCGCCCTGGGCGGCGGCGTCAGAGCCGGCGACGACGTACCGCAGGACACCAGGACCCTCCCGAGCAAAACCCCTGCGGCGCTTGCCGTGTTTGATCACTGAGTAGGCGTTCATGACTCCCTTGCCTGCACCGCTGCGCTGGTTGCACTCCCTTGAGTGGCGCCGTGGCTTTTTCGACTGGGCACGCAGTGATGGCGTGACTTGGGTGTACATCTTCAAGGTACTGATCGCTGCCTTCCTCACGCTGTGGCTGGCCATGCGTCTGGAACTGCCGCAACCGCGCACCGCGATGATCACCGTGTTTATCGTGATGCAACCGCAGAGCGGGCAGGTGTTCGCCAAGAGCTTCTATCGTTTCCTCGGCACCCTCGCGGGGTCGGCGGTGATGGTGTTGTTGATTGCGTTGTTTGCGCAGAACACCGAGTTGTTCCTGGGGGCGCTGGCGATCTGGGTCGGCATTTGCACCGCTGGCGCGACACGCAATCGCAACTTTCGCGCCTACGGGTTTGTGCTCGCGGGCTATACAGCGGCGATGGTCGGCTTGCCGGCCCTGGCCCATCCCGATGGCGCCTTTATGGCGGCGGTATGGCGGGTGTTGGAAATCTCCTTGGGGATTCTCTGTTCCACGCTGGTCAGCGCCGCGATCCTGCCGCAGACCTCCAGCGCCGCGATGCGCAATGCGTTGTACCAACGCTTCGGCGTGTTCGCGCTGTTCGTCACCGATGGCCTGCGCGGGCGCAGCCAGCGTGAAGGGTTCGAGGCCACCAATGTGCGCTTTATCGCCGAAGCCGTGGGCCTGGAAGGGTTGCGCAGCCTCACCGTATTCGAAGACCCGCACATGCGTCGACGCAACGGCCGGCTCAGTCGTCTCAACAGCGAGTTCATGAGCATCACCACGCGCTTCAATGCCTTGCACCAGTTGCTCGAACGCCTGCGCGCCGACGCTGCCGATCACGTTGTCGCGGCGATCAAGCCGGGGTTGCAGGACCTTGCCGAAGTGCTCGACGGTTTCTCCGGGCGTGCCCTGACCAGCCCCGACGCCGCGCGCCTGGTCAACCAGCTGAGCGCCTACAAGGATGGCCTGCCCGCCAAGGTGCGCAGCTTGCGCGCGATCTTCCAGGAGGGGCACCCGAGCGAGGCCGAGCAGCTGGATTTCCATACTGCCTACGAGCTGCTCTACCGCTTTGTCGACGACCTGCACAACTACGCGCAGACCCACGCCTCCCTGGCCGACCACAGCCATGCGCGCGAACAGTGGGACGAAACCTTCAGCCCGAAAACCAACTGGCTGGCCTGCGCCGCCTCGGGCATTCGCGCATCGTTCATCCTGATCGTGCTCGGCAGTTACTGGGTTGCCACCGCCTGGCCCAGCGGCGCCACCATGACCATGATCGCCGCCGCCACCGTCGGCCTGTCCGCCGCCACGCCCAACCCCAAGCGCATGGCGTTCCAGATGGCCTGCGGCACGTTCATCGGCGCGCTGGTCGGCTTTGTCGAAATGTTCTTCGTGTTCCCCTGGATCGATGGCTTCCCGTTGCTGTGCGTGATGCTCGCGCCGGTGATCATCCTCGGCGCCTTCCTCGCTTCACGCCCGCAATACGCCGGGGTGGGCGTGGGCCTGCTGATCTTTTTCAGCACCGGTTCGGTGCCGGATAACCTCACGGTCTACAACCCCTACAGCTTTATCAATGACTACATCGCCATGATCCTCGGCATGCTGGTGTGCGCGGCGGCGGGGGCGATCATCCTGCCGCCCAACAGCCGCTGGCTGTGGCGCCGCCTGGAGCAGGACCTGCGCGAGCAAGTGGTGTATGCGATCAGCGGCAAGCTCAAGGGCCTGGCGTCGAGTTTCGAAAGCCGTACCCGCGACCTGCTGCACCAGGCCTATGGCCTCGCCGTCGGCCAGCCGCAGGTGCAGCGCGATTTGCTGCGCTGGATGTTCGTGGTGCTGGAAGTCGGCCACGCGATCATCGAGTTGCGCAAGGAACAGGCGATCCTGCCGGTGCACCCGGCCTATGCCGAATCCCAGCCGTGGCGCCAGGCGATCCGGGTAATGGGGCGCTCGCTGGTGCGACTGTTCCTGCAACCCAGCGCGAGCAACCTGGAGCGCGGGCTGATTGCCGTCGACCACGCGATCAGCCGTGTACAGGCCACCGACGAACCCTTCGCCCCGCACTTCGACACATCCGCCCTGCGCCGGGTGAAGAGCTACCTGCACTTTATCCGCACCTCGTTGCTGGACCCGCAATCGCCGTTGGCGGCCCTCAAAGGATCCCCGCATGCCTCGTGAAATCGCCTTCCACGGCGTCTATATGCCGACCATGACCCTGATGTTCTTGATCGCGGCGGGCCTGGCCTGGGCGCTTGATCGCTTCCTGGCCGGGTTCGACCTGTACCGTTTTTTCTGGCACCCGGCGTTGCTGCGCCTGAGCCTGTTCGTTTGCCTGTTCGGCGCCCTGGCGCTGACCGTCTACCGTTGAGAATGCCCCGATGAAAAAGTTTTTCAGCCTGCTTGCGACCTTGCTGGTACTGGCTTTGGCAATCTGGATTGGCCGCACGCTGTGGGTGCATTACATGGAGACACCCTGGACCCGCGACGGCCGTGTGCGCGCCGACATCATCAACGTCGCGGCCGACGTCACCGGCGAAGTGGTCGACGTGCCGGTGCGCGACAACCAGTTGGTGAAAAAGGGCGACCTGCTGATGCAGATCGACCCCGAGCACTACCGCATCGCCGTCAAGCAGGCGCAGTCCCTGGTGGCGTCCCGCAAAGCCACCTGGGAAATGCGCAAGGTCAACGCCCACCGCCGTGCCGACCTCGACGCCCTGGTGATCTCCAAGGAAAACCGCGACGACGCCAGCAACATCGCCGACTCGGCCCTGGCCGACTACCAGCATGCGCTGGCGCAACTGGAAGCCGCCGAACTGAACTTGAAGCGCACGCAAGTGGTGGCGGCCGTCGACGGTTACGTCACCAACCTCAATGTGCATCGCGGCGACTACGCGCGCATCGGCGAAGCGAAGATGGCCGTGGTCGATATGAATTCGTTCTGGGTCTACGGCTTCTTCGAAGAAACCAAGCTGCCCCACGTGAAAGTCGGTGACAAAGCCGATATGCAACTGATGAGCGGCGAGACGTTGAAGGGCCACGTAGAAAGCATCTCGCGCGGCATCTACGACCGCGACAACCCGGAGAGTCGCGAGTTGATCGCCGATGTGAACCCGACCTTCAACTGGGTGCGCCTGGCCCAGCGCGTGCCGGTGCGGATTCATATCGATGAAGTGCCCGAAGGCGTGTTGTTGGCGGCGGGGATCACCTGCACGGTGATTGTCGACCCTCTCCAGCACTGAACGTGACCATTACCTACGGCCCAAACCTTACCAGCATGCGTTGTCCCACCCGCAGCGACTGCGGCGCCGGTTGATCGAACGCCAATATGCATTCAACCGTACGTGTATTGGCCCTGACCAAGGCGTCGTCTTCCAGGGTGCTGTTGCCCAGTACCGCGCTGATCCGCACCACATGGGCGGACAGCACAACGGAGCCTGCGGCGCTGTCATCGGTGACTTCGGCCTTCATCCCGGGGAGCACCACGCCGGTGAAGGACTCATTGAGCTCGGCCCTGACGATACGCGCCTGGTTCGGCAACAACACGAAGGCCGGCCCGGACTGTGCGGAGACCGCGGCGCCGGGTTGAATCAGGCGACGAACCACTTCGGCGTCGACCGGCGCACGCAGACTGTGTTTCGCCAGTTCGTAGCGTGCCGCAGTCAGCTTGTTCGCCGCGACTTCAGCGTCTGTCTGGGTCTTTTCAATCTCGTCGCGCAAGCGCTCGGCGGCCTCGTGGGCCTCATCGGCACTCTGGCTGTCGCCGGCGCCTGCCTTGGCGGCGGCGGTCAGGCGGCTGGCCTGCTGCTCGGCAAACTTAAGCTGCCTTGCCAACTGTTTGGCTTGAGTCTGCACCTGTCGTTGCTCGGTCAGCGCGGCGCTGACCGCCAGCTGTGCCAGTTCGCTGTCCAACGTGGCGAGCAATTGGCCTTTCTTGACCTGCTCGCCCTCCGCCACCTTGATCTCGGCGACCACGCCGTCGCGGCTCACGCCGAGCTTGAGCAAACCGCCTTCCACATCGATACGGCCGCGAGCGACGGCCAGGTAGGCGGGGGCCGATGACGTCGGCTGAGGGGGCGCATCTTCACGGGAGCAGGCGCTCAGCAATACAAGTGCGGTATTCAGAAGCAGCCAAGAGCGAAGCGAACGCGCGTTCATACAGAATGTTCCTGGGTACCGACCGTAGCGGCCGGTGGGAAGGGAAGGGATTGATCGTTCAAAATGCGGCCGTCCTCGATGGTCAACACGCGGTCGGAGTTACTGATCAGGCGCGGATCGTGGCTGACGCACAGCACCGTGGTCCCGCGTGTGCGAGCGATGCGGTGCAAAATATCGATCACGATTTGACCGTTGGCCGCATCGAGGGCGCTGGTCGGTTCGTCGGCGAACAACAACTCGGGGGCCTTCGCCACGGCGCGTGCAATGGCTACGCGCTGCTTTTCGCCGCCGGACAATTCGGCCGGGCGCAGTTTCATGCGCGGGCCCAGCCCGACATCCTCCAGCGCCTCGATGGCGCGTGCTCGGACTTCCGTGCTCGGCAGCCCCAGGTAGCTCAAGGGCAGTTCGACCTGTTGCTGCGCCGTCAAGGCTGGAAACAGGTTGAACCCCTGGAATATGAAGCCGGTGTGCCGCAGGCGAAAATACTCCAGGGCCCGCGTGTCGAGGCTTGAAAGGTCGTGCCCCAGGGCCGATGCGCTGCCACGGTCGGGCTGCTGCAAGCCGCTGAGAATCGCCAGTAGCGTGCTTTTGCCACAACCGGACGGACCTGAGATCAGGGTCAGCTCGCCGGGTCGTATCGCCAAGCTAATGTCATGCAGCACTGGGGTTACGACCCGCCCCGAGGTGAATGATTTACTGATATTGCTGGCTTGCAGGGTGAAGGGTGGGGCGGATGTCAGGAGGCTCATGGCAGTGCTATCTCAGAAGGCTGGCCGGGTCGGCATGGCGTAAGGTGCGGATGGCCGCCAGGCCCGACACAAGTGCCAGGAGCATGCTCAGGAACAGGCAGGCTACGGCCGCGACGGGCGAGAGCTGCACCGGCACGTTGTAGTGCGCCGCCAGGGCGAAGAACAGGCCGGCGAGCACCGAACTGCCCAGCAGCCCCAGTGCCCCGACCCAGAAAGCCTGCTCCATGACCACTTTGCGCAGGGCGTTCACGCCGACGCCAAGGGCGTTCAAGGTGGCGTACTCGCGGATGGAACCCACGACGGCGGCGACCAGCGTCTGGCTGGTGATGACCGCGCCCACCAGGAACACAATCGCGGCCAGAAACAGCACGCCGGCCCCGGCACCGGTGTCGAACATCCAATACATCTGCGAGCGTTGGGCGAACTGTTTTGCGGTCCATACCGCGTAGTTGCCGAACGCGCGGCCGTCGCTCAGGCGCGCGGCAACAGCGCCTGCCTGAGCCGGATCGCGCACTTTGGCCACCAGGTAGGTAATGCGGTCCGCTGCCGTGGTGGTGTCGAGCTGTCGGGCAGTGGCCAGCGACGCCAGCACGTTGACCCCGCCCAGCGCGCGCAGGCCGCTGGTGACGCCCACCACGCGCACACGTTGCCCGTTGATGGTCGCGGCGTCCCCCAGGTTCACGCCGAGGGTGCTCAGGTCGGCGCGGTCAACGATCACCGCGCCGGGCTCGGCCAGGCGGGCGCGCAGTGCCGTCGGCAGGGCGCGCGCAAACATCAGGCCGTCTGGCCCGGCGTCGATGCCGCTGACAAACACCGACACGCCACCGGTATCTCGCGCACCGCGCCAATCGGCGTCGACCCAGCGAAACGACTCGACGCGCAGTACGTCGGCGTCCATGCGCAGGCGCATTTCCACGCCCGCATCGATCGGTCTCCCGAGGTTGACGCTTTGCGTGCCGGGGTAACCGACCCAGAGGTCAGCCGTAGAGCCGGTGATATAGACGCTGGCACTGCCGAAAATACCCAGCACCAGCGCGGCCTGGAGCAACTGCAGCAACCCCGCGAAGCCCACGGCAATCATCGCGGGCAGGAAGCGCCGCCATTCGTGGACCAGTGTCAGACGGGCAAGCGCCACCATCAGTCAGCATCCTTCAAGGTCGGGTTCGGTAACGGCGCGCCGCCCAGGGCTTTATAAAGCGCGATGTAGGCGATGTCCCGTTCGGTGCTTGCGCTGTCGGCCTGTTGCATGGTTTGGAGCGCCTGCACGTTGGCGGTCGTCAGCTCCAGTGGGCTCATGAGCCCCAGGCGTGCCCGGTGTTGCAAGGCCTCCAGGTGGGTCTGTGTCGCCCTCTGGGCCTGGCGCGAGGCGTGCTCGCGCAGGCGCGTTTGTTCGAGGTCACTCAGGGCGATTTCGGCTTCGGCGACGCCTTGCAACACCGCCTGGCGATAAGCCAGAACCGCGGCCTGCAACAGGTGGCCTTTGGCGCGCGCGGTGGCGACACGTTGGCCCCAGTCGAACAACGGGATACTGATCCCCGGCCCTGCGGAGAAAATGCTGTTGCCGTTGGGCGTGTGCTTGCGGTTGCTGGCAATGTTCAGCGACCACTGCAATGAGGCGCCCAGGCTGAGGTGCGGGTAGATATCGGCACGGCTCATCCCCAACTCCCCGGCGGCCACGAGCACCTCGGCCTCGGCGTTGGTAATTTCCGGGCGTGTGCGCAGCAGGTCCGCCGGCACGCTGTTGAGTTGCCATTGGCCGAGTGCGGGCTGTGGTCCGGGCTTCAGCCAGCGAGGGTCGGGCCCGGGGCGACCGGCCAACAGCGCCAACTGCTGCACATGGCGTTGGATCTGTTGTTGTGGCGCGCTCAGTTGCCTCTCGGCCCGCGCCAGTTCAGCCTCGGCGTCCGCCACGTCAGCGTGCGGCGCCAGGCCAAGCTGCTCGCGCACACGCAGCAGCGCCAGTTTTTCCTGCTGCGCGTCACGAATGGCCGTCAGCGCGCGTTCGGCTTGTTGCGCCGAACGCAGCTCAACCCACTGCCGGGTGACCTCGGCGACCAGCGACACCTGGACGCTGCGCAAGTCGGCGGCCACCAGCGCCTGGTTACCCTCAGCGATGCGATCCGCGCTCTGCCTGGCCCCGAACAGTGGCAGTTCCCACTGCGCATCGAAGCCGATCAAGAAGTACGAACTGCTGGTGTCCGGGCTTATCGCGTCGTGGGTCTTGACCCCGAGCGAGGGCAGATAGGGGGCTTGCGCATGTTGGCTCAACACACGCGCAGCCCGCAGGCGCTCGACTGCGGCGGCGACGTCGAGGTTGTTTTGCAGTGCCTGATCCACCAGGGTATCGAGTTCAGGATCATTGAATGCCTGCCACCACCGATTGAGGTCGGGCCTGGCCGGCGCCAGAGGGGACGGTGCGTTGCGCCATGCCTCGGGCGCGGGCGGTTTCAACGCGGGCAGAGGCGCGACCGAACAGCCTGTCACCGCAGTTAACCCCAGTGACAGTGTGAGCAGCGTCCGACAGGCGCGCGATGTGTTTGAAGGCTTGATAGGGGTCACCCAAGAGGTACCGGAACGGCTGTGCTGAATCGATGCGGACAGCGATCAACGACAAGCAGGCATGAGGTCTGAGCGCGTTGCGTCAGAAGTCAGCGCGTGACTCTATCGAGAGTGTCCGTTCAGTTCTGTAGCGAAATTGTATTGACACCCATGAGGGGGGCTCAGGGCGATGGGCTGCGCGCGCAAGCGTGGGGGGAGCTTGCGCGCGTATTGGCGGGGTGTTGCCTGTGGGTTCAGGCCTGGCAGTACGTCTCGTGCAAATGACGCCACAACAGCGCGCCGCTGGCCTGTTTCTCGAATACCACCGTGGCCCGGCGATCGGTCTGGGTGCCGCTGTCGTCGATCTGATGTTCGCGGTAACTGACGACGGCGCCGCGTGCATGCCGGTCAATGCCGATCAGTTCGCTCAAGGTTATCTTCAACCCTGGCCGCTGCCCGCCCAGGCGGGTGAACAGGTACTTGACCCCTGCCGCGTTCATGCGTGTGCCGGTGGAGGGCGCAATCATGCTGAACTCCGGCGAGAAGCGCGCGAGCAGCCTCTGCAGGGTGTCTTCAGGTGCCACGCCGGCAAACCACTGTTCGATCTCGACGTGGGTCTGGATCACTTCCTCGAAAAAGTCGCTGTAGTCGATCATTTACAAACTCCTATTCAAACCAAAGCGTTTTTTCAACACGGTTTCCAATAATCCTTTGGGCAACAACGCCGCCATCAACGGCAACGCCCGACTGCCATTGCCCGCGCGCAACAGGCGCGGCGGCTGTGGTTGTTGCACGGCCTTGAGCACATCCGCTGCAAACACGCTGGCCGGGGTGGGCTTGTCCTGGGAGGCCTGGCTGCGTGCCCGGATACCCTCGCGCAACGGCCACCACGGCGATTGTTCGTTGATCAACAGCTCAGCCTGGGCCCCGGCGTTTTTTGCAAAGCTTGTATTAATGGCGCCGGGCTGCACTTCCATCACGCGGATGCCAAACGGCGCCAGTTCCATGCGCAATGCATCGCTCAGCGCATGCACCGCCGCCTTGGAGGCGCAGTAGGCGCCAGCGAACGGCGTGACCAATACGCCGGAAACGCTGCCGATATTCACCACCAGGCCTTTGCTGCGGCGCAGGGCCGGGAACAGCGCCTGGGTCACGCCGACGAGGGCAAATACATTGGTCTCGAACTGGCGCTGCATCGCCTCGGTACCACCGTCGAGCAGCGGGCCCATGGCGCCGTAGCCGGCGTTGTTGACCAGCACATCCAGCTCGCCCAGTTGTTCGGCCAGGCGCTGCAATGCGGCGCTGTCGTTGACGTCGAGTTCGACGGCATTGAAACCCGCGGCGGCGAGGGCGGTGACGTCTTCCGGGCGGCGGGCGCTGGCCCACACGTTGAAGCCGGCGGATTTGAAGGCATCGGCCAGGGCGCGGCCAATACCGCTGGAGCAACCGGTGATCAGTACGTTGGGCATGGATCAGTCCTTTGTCAGTCCGAGAAACTGCCTTGCAGGTGCTCGGCGCGAAATTCCAGGGTTTGCGGGCGATAGCCGGGGCGCAGGGGCGGGGTGGGCAGGCAGTCGTCCCAGGTGGCGCCGGCCTGCAACTCGCCGGGGCCACGATAGCGGGGGGCCGCGTAGACGTTATCGGCCAGGTTGACCGTGTCACCCGGCGCATAGGCGGCGACGCGCCAGCGCAGTTCGGTCAGCGGTACGTCGTTGCCGTTGTTCAGGGTCAGTTTCAGTGGGCGGTCGGCGGGGCATTCCTGCGGCGCGTAGCTGATGCGCAACTCCAGGCGCGCCAGTTGCGAGGCTTCGCGGTTGTCCAGCCAGACCACCCAGACCGCGACAAGGCCCAGGCCGGCAGCGGCGGCAAGCGATACCGGCAGCGCCTTGGCCGGGTAGCGCAGCAGGAGGATCAACCAGGTGATGATCAGGAGAACGCCGAAGAACATGGAGACCACCTCGAATAGGGAACGAGCATCCTAACTTAAGCGTAGGTGGGATTGGCTACCTTGAGTGCTGTGGTGGCCGGGTGGGCCTCATCGGGGGCAAGCCCCCTCCCACACTTGAATGTATTCACAGATCAAAGGTGGGAGGGGGCTTGCCCCCGATGAGGCCCTCACAGCCAGCACAAATCCCAAACAAAAAGCCCCCACCCAACCCACTGCGGATAGGGGACGCAATGGGTTGGGCGAGGGCTTCTTGTACGACTGTTTTACTGCGC
This genomic window contains:
- a CDS encoding efflux transporter outer membrane subunit; translation: MPRRISRELKTLIYRELKALSVCALSLAISGCIGTGGIAPQGQALDANQLATDEAIQSAARDAHWPTAQWWQAYGDPQLNRWVDLATRDSPSMAIAAARVREARAMAGIAESAESLQINSDTTLKRHNWPNDQFYGPGALSGSNTWDNNTSLGFSYALDLWGRESNATERAVDLAHMSAAEARQAQLELQNNVVRAYIQLSLHYANRDIVAATLAQQQQILDLANKRLNAGIGTHFDVSQAETPLPETHRQLDALDEEIALSRNQLAALAGKGPGEGAQLQRPTLSLAAPLKLPSSLPVQLLGQRPDVVASRWQVAAQARGIDVAHAGFYPNVDLVGSLGYMATGGGLLGFLAGKKFNYNVGPAITLPIFDGGRLRAELGEASAGYDIAVARYNQTLVNALKGISDQLIRRESMDKQAGFAAQSVASAQKTYDIAMIAYQRGLTDYLNVLNAQTLLFRQQQVEQQVQAARLSAHAELVTALGGGVRAGDDVPQDTRTLPSKTPAALAVFDH
- a CDS encoding 2-hydroxyacid dehydrogenase — its product is MKKTVLAFSRITPPMIERLQQDFEVIAPNPKLGDINAQFNEALPHAHGLIGVGRKLGREQLEGASRLEVVSSVSVGYDNYDVPYFNERGIMLTNTPDVLTESTADLAFALLMSSARRVAELDAWTKAGQWKASVGAPLFGCDVHGKTLGIVGMGNIGAAVARRGRLGFNMPILYSGNSRKTALEQELGAQFRSLDQLLAEADFVCLVVPLSDKTRHLISTRELGLMKSSAILINISRGPVVDEPALIQALQNHTIRGAGLDVYEKEPLSESPLFQLSNAVTLPHIGSATDETREAMANRALDNLRAALLGQRPQDLVNPHVWKG
- a CDS encoding LysR family transcriptional regulator — translated: MDTLQNMRAFSCVAEAGSFTAAAAQLDTTTANVSRAVSNLEAHLQTRLLNRTTRRIALTEAGKRYLLRCEQILAYVEEAEAEASDAHARPAGQLKVHTMTGIGQHFVIDAIARYRRTHPDVTFDLTLANRVPDLLDEGYDVSIVLASELPDSGFVSQRLGITYSIACASPDYVKAKGCAQRPHDLLNHACLRLVSPVIQLDKWTFNGPEGQESVAINTSPFLVNSADAMKTAITSGMGVGLLPVYAAIEGLRNGTLVRVMPNYRSQELNLYAIYPSRQYLDAKIKTWVEYLRGSLPEILAAHQAELVAYEVSGSLGSVRMAN
- a CDS encoding DUF1656 domain-containing protein → MPREIAFHGVYMPTMTLMFLIAAGLAWALDRFLAGFDLYRFFWHPALLRLSLFVCLFGALALTVYR
- a CDS encoding FUSC family protein — protein: MTPLPAPLRWLHSLEWRRGFFDWARSDGVTWVYIFKVLIAAFLTLWLAMRLELPQPRTAMITVFIVMQPQSGQVFAKSFYRFLGTLAGSAVMVLLIALFAQNTELFLGALAIWVGICTAGATRNRNFRAYGFVLAGYTAAMVGLPALAHPDGAFMAAVWRVLEISLGILCSTLVSAAILPQTSSAAMRNALYQRFGVFALFVTDGLRGRSQREGFEATNVRFIAEAVGLEGLRSLTVFEDPHMRRRNGRLSRLNSEFMSITTRFNALHQLLERLRADAADHVVAAIKPGLQDLAEVLDGFSGRALTSPDAARLVNQLSAYKDGLPAKVRSLRAIFQEGHPSEAEQLDFHTAYELLYRFVDDLHNYAQTHASLADHSHAREQWDETFSPKTNWLACAASGIRASFILIVLGSYWVATAWPSGATMTMIAAATVGLSAATPNPKRMAFQMACGTFIGALVGFVEMFFVFPWIDGFPLLCVMLAPVIILGAFLASRPQYAGVGVGLLIFFSTGSVPDNLTVYNPYSFINDYIAMILGMLVCAAAGAIILPPNSRWLWRRLEQDLREQVVYAISGKLKGLASSFESRTRDLLHQAYGLAVGQPQVQRDLLRWMFVVLEVGHAIIELRKEQAILPVHPAYAESQPWRQAIRVMGRSLVRLFLQPSASNLERGLIAVDHAISRVQATDEPFAPHFDTSALRRVKSYLHFIRTSLLDPQSPLAALKGSPHAS